In one Culex quinquefasciatus strain JHB chromosome 2, VPISU_Cqui_1.0_pri_paternal, whole genome shotgun sequence genomic region, the following are encoded:
- the LOC119767489 gene encoding uncharacterized protein LOC119767489, with product MKGFPRVFRFLAVLTSAALANPWGGPGACVHLINVYLEKPLLSSDYNHDADRRHVTVLRTKSQNWVITPDERYPDHYKIKHKNLGEELFESEQNWNGNYVFTWIPKTLINDGGASWKIIWISDGTYLIKNKKFNHCLWTQGTDNWVGAYAGCDNSHYYWKIHKIPCAIGET from the coding sequence ATGAAAGGTTTCCCAAGAGTGTTTCGTTTCCTGGCAGTATTGACATCTGCTGCCCTGGCAAATCCTTGGGGCGGACCTGGAGCGTGCGTGCATTTGATCAACGTTTACTTGGAGAAGCCGCTGCTCAGCTCGGATTACAACCATGACGCTGATCGACGCCATGTGACGGTCCTCCGAACCAAAAGCCAAAACTGGGTCATCACACCGGACGAGAGATATCCGGACCATTACAAAATCAAGCACAAAAATCTGGGTGAGGAGCTGTTTGAATCGGAACAGAACTGGAATGGAAATTACGTGTTCACCTGGATTCCGAAGACGCTCATCAATGACGGAGGGGCCTCGTGGAAAATCATTTGGATCAGCGATGGAACGTAtctcatcaaaaacaaaaagtttaatcATTGCTTGTGGACCCAAGGAACGGATAACTGGGTCGGTGCTTATGCAGGCTGCGATAACTCGCATTATTATTGGAAAATTCATAAGATACCCTGTGCAATAGGAGAAACGTGA